The following coding sequences are from one Plasmodium sp. gorilla clade G2 genome assembly, chromosome: 1 window:
- a CDS encoding parasite-infected erythrocyte surface protein, with translation MIKKNTRLLFYLYMTIWCLFIDKCKNSETKNNNYNDYYNNYLSKIHSFKSPFNVENLENGWNIDYSSVSSNKHVVLIPNIYNRRGVLYNKNPIKSDNFIIEFNFFIERKYYKENIDQKYYKDENKDVHEIVYKTKSDEKLNTSNKTNNKNQKEIKRNGFALWLLKDEFIIKEANSDVNLVLEEEEYNIFGYKNVFNGIGILFQLKNNSNNNNNHNKNNSDILNVSMIVNNGNESINPDDSNIFKNIPIDMIMINNLIHTKIMCNKKEITIAFYYPKSNNYINTLIMKKDIAKENYIAFTSFNYKEDDNKQYNQNKNVYVPTFVGIKQILTFNLNNNINGINDINDINDINNNNINYNKDISANDINTSVNEILNDMNPQNNNINQTIDVLKSITTLLQKFMTYQINSEKKLLQNIDILNERLQYVQSELKVIKKNLINQTEDPKNLQKIFSTELTGLKNLFHTHTQHHKKNMEDITNKLTKKIEKNNELKLLTEKAHKLEQIINKGNSSVYILCLVFALLIIFTLILIYKKIRDVEKKHIL, from the coding sequence atgataaaaaaaaacacaagaTTGTTGTTCTACCTTTATATGACTATATGGTGTTTGTTTATTGACAAATGTAAAAACAGTGagacaaaaaataataattataatgattactacaataattatttatcaaAGATTCATTCTTTTAAGTCTCCTTTCAATGTAGAAAATTTAGAAAATGGTTGGAATATTGATTATTCAAGTGTGAGTTCAAATAAACATGTTGTATTAATACCAAACATTTATAACAGAAGAGGTGTTCTTTATAATAAGAATCCTATAAAGTCTGacaattttattattgaatttaatttctttatagaaagaaaatattacaaagaaaatattgatcagaaatattataaagatgaaaataaagatgtACATGAAATTGTATATAAAACCAAATCTGATGAAAAATTGAATACAtctaataaaacaaataataaaaatcaaaaggaaataaaaagaaatggaTTCGCTTTATGGCTATTAAAGGatgaatttattattaaagaaGCTAACAGTGATGTAAATCTTGTATTAGAAGAAGAggagtataatatatttggatataaaaatgtttttaatGGTATAGGTATTTTATTTCAACTAAAAAATAACagcaacaataataataaccacaataaaaataatagtgaTATTTTAAACGTATCTATGATTGTAAACAATGGAAATGAATCTATAAATCCAGACGATTcaaacatttttaaaaatatacctATTGATATGATTAtgattaataatttaatacacACAAAAATTATGtgtaataaaaaggaaataacGATTGCCTTTTATTATCCTAAgagtaataattatattaatactttaattatgaaaaaagatatagccaaagaaaattatatagcTTTTACATCTTTCAATTATAaagaagatgataataaacaatataaccaaaataaaaatgtttatgTTCCTACATTTGTTggaataaaacaaatattaacatttaatctgaataataatataaatggtataaatgatataaatgatataaatgatataaataataataatattaattataataaagatatttcAGCTAATGATATCAATACATCTGtcaatgaaatattaaatgatatgaatccacaaaataataatatcaatcaAACAATAGATGTATTAAAATCTATAACGACATTGTTACAAAAATTTATGACATATCAAATAAAcagtgaaaaaaaattattacaaaatatagatatattaaatgaaagaTTACAATATGTACAATCTGAATTaaaagttataaaaaaaaatttaataaatcaaaCAGAAGATccaaaaaatttacaaaaaatcTTTTCAACAGAATTAACTGGTCTAAAAAATCTTTTCCACACACATACACAacatcataaaaaaaatatggaagatattacaaataaattaacaaaaaaaattgaaaaaaataatgaattaaaattattaacagAAAAAGCTCATAAACTTGaacaaattattaataaaggaAATTCATcagtatatattttgtgtttAGTATTTGCTTTATTAATCATATTtactttaatattaatatataaaaaaatacgagatgtagaaaaaaaacacatcctataa
- a CDS encoding thrombospondin-related sporozoite protein, which yields MLMRISRYFFLLYLIKAHLDSFSRYGTRFRQSTLETYIDSGDVTYNNFIINKRLLKEHSNCDAWSEWSACSKTCDYGVKIRVRISTDEKKSHGCHNITESTICHIQICPETYEEAEKTYLQNKEKEQKKKFKTKYILIFTIFSVINIIVLLICLILSIKKKII from the exons ATGCTTATGAGAATTTcaagatatttttttcttttgtatttAATAAAGGCACATCTTG ATTCGTTTTCAAGATATGGGACCCGCTTTCGACAGTCAACCCTTGAAACATATAT aGATAGTGGTGATGtgacatataataattttattataaacaaaaGATTACTTAAAGAACATTCAAACTGTGATGCATGGTCTGAGTGGAGTGCATGCTCTAAAACATGTGACTATGGAGTAAAAATCCGAGTAAGAATAAGTACAGATGAAAAGAAATCACATGGATGTCATAATATTACAGAATCTACAATTTGTCATATACAAATATGTCCTGAAACTTATGAAGAAGCAGAAAAAActtatttacaaaataaagaaaaagaacaaaagaaaaaattcaaaacaaaatatattttaatctttactattttttctgtaattaatattatagtCTTATTAATATGTCTTATCTTAtcaatcaaaaaaaaaattatctaa